One Hypomesus transpacificus isolate Combined female chromosome 16, fHypTra1, whole genome shotgun sequence genomic window carries:
- the tbl1xr1a gene encoding F-box-like/WD repeat-containing protein TBL1XR1a: MSISSDEVNFLVYRYLQESGFSHSAFTFGIESHISQSNINGALVPPAALISIIQKGLQYVEAEVSINEDGTLFDGRPIESLSLIDAVMPDVVQTRQQAYRDKLAQQQTASGPPASGGNLQGNPKNGENTSNGDENGAHALANNHADMMEVDGDVEIPQNKAMVLRGHESEVFICAWNPVSDLLASGSGDSTARIWNLSENSTSSSTQLVLRHCIREGGQDVPSNKDVTSLDWNSEGTLLATGSYDGFARIWTKDGNLASTLGQHKGPIFALKWNKKGNFILSAGVDKTTIIWDAHTGEAKQQFPFHSAPALDVDWQSNNTFASCSTDMCIHVCKLGQDRPIKTFQGHTNEVNAIKWDPTGNLLASCSDDMTLKIWSMKQDSCVHDLQAHSKEIYTIKWSPTGPGTNNPNANLMLASASFDSTVRLWDVERGICIHTLTKHQEPVYSVAFSPDGRHLASGSFDKCVHIWNTQTGALVHSYRGTGGIFEVCWNAAGDKVGASASDGSVCVLDLRK, from the exons ATGAGCATAAGCAGTGATGAGGTCAACTTCCTGGTGTACAGATACTTACAGGAGTCAG ggttTTCCCACTCTGCATTCACGTTTGGCATAGAGAGCCACATCAGCCAGTCCAACATCAACGGAGCGCTAGTGCCCCCTGCTGCTCTCATCTCCATCATCCAGAAGGGCCTGCAGTACGTGGAGGCTGAGGTCAGCATCAATGAA gatGGAACCCTGTTTGACGGGCGGCCCATCGAGTCTCTGTCGCTCATCGACGCGGTGATGCCCGACGTGGTCCAGACACGCCAGCAGGCATACCGGGACAAGCTGGCCCAGCAGCAGACGGCCTCCGGACCCCCGGCCTCGGGGGGGAACCTGCAGGGGAACCCCAAGAACGGAGAGAACACGTCCAACGGGGATGAAAACGGAGCCCACGCCTTAGCTA ACAACCATGCAGACATGATGGAGGTGGACGGGGATGTGGAGATCCCCCAGAACAAGGCCATGGTCCTGAGAGGACATGAGTCTGAGGTGTTCATCTGCGCATGGAACCCTGTCAGTGACCTGCTCGCCTCTGG gtctggGGACTCCACGGCCCGTATCTGGAACCTGAGTGAGAACAGCACGTCTAGCTCCACCCAGCTGGTGCTGCGTCACTGCATCCGGGAGGGGGGCCAGGATGTCCCTAGCAACAAGGACGTCACGTCGCTAGACTGGAAT AGTGAAGGTACACTACTGGCCACAGGCTCATATGACGGCTTTGCCAGGATATGGACAAAAGATG GTAACTTGGCCAGCACATTAGGCCAACACAAAGGCCCTATCTTTGCCTTGAAGTGGAATAAGAAAGGCAATTTCATCCTTAGTGCCGGTGTCGATAAG actacaATCATCTGGGACGCTCACACAGGTGAAGCCAAGCAGCAGTTTCCCTTCCACTCAG CACCTGCCCTAGACGTGGACTGGCAGAGCAACAACACGTTTGCGTCCTGCAGCACAGACATGTGCATCCACGTGTGTAAGCTGGGCCAGGATCGACCCATCAAGACATTCCAGGGGCACACA AATGAAGTTAATGCAATCAAATGGGACCCAACTGGTAACCTGCTGGCCTCCTGCTCAGACGACATGACCCTCAAA aTCTGGAGCATGAAGCAAGACTCGTGTGTCCACGACCTGCAGGCCCACAGTAAGGAGATCTACACCATCAAGTGGAGCCCCACGGGCCCCGGAACCAACAATCCCAACGCCAACCTGATGCTCGCCAG cgCGTCGTTCGACTCGACCGTGCGTCTGTGGGACGTGGAGCGAGGCATCTGCATCCACACGCTGACCAAACACCAGGAGCCCGTCTACAGCGTGGCCTTCAGCCCCGACGGGCGCCACCTGGCCAGCGGCTCCTTCGACAAGTGTGTCCACATCTGGAACACTCAG actggtGCTTTAGTTCACAGTTACAGAGGGACAGGGGGCATATTTGAGGTGTGCTGGAATGCAGCAGGAGACAAAGTGGGAGCGAGTGCGTCAGATGGATCT GTTTGTGTATTAGACCTTCGGAAATAG